Sequence from the Chloroflexota bacterium genome:
GGAATCTGGAAGCGATCGTGCAGAGGCATGGCGCAGTGATGGCCGGCGCGCACGGCGATGCCGTCCGAGTCTAAAATTTGGGCGATGTCGTGCGGGTGAACGCCGTCCAGAGTAAAGGCGGCCACCCCGCCCTTCCCTTCAGCCTTCGGGCCGTACACCTTCACGCCCGGCACTTCTTCCAATCTTTCTAATGCGTAGGCGATGATGGCTTGCTCGTGTTGATGGACGGCGGCCATGCCGACGGTAGATAAATAATCAACCGCCGCTCCCAGCCCGATGCCTTCGGCAATCGCCGGGGTGCCCGCCTCAAATTTGTTGGGCAGGTCGGCGGCTTTGAACTCGCGCAGATAGACGCGCCGGATCATATCGCCCCCGCCCAGAAACGGCGGCATAGCCTCCAGCAACGACTGCCGCCCCCACAGCACGCCGATGCCGGTTGGCCCGCACATCTTATGGCTTGAAAACGCCAGAAAGTCCGCGCCCAGTGTCTGCACATCTACTGCAAAGTGCGGCACCGACTGCGCGCCATCCACCAGCACCAACGCTCCGGCGGCATGGGCTTTGGCGGCGATTTCGGTGACTGGGTTGATCGTCCCCAGCACGTTTGACATGTGAGTAAGACAGATGATCTTTGGCGATTTCTGAAGAATAGAGTCGAAGATGGGCAAGTCCAGTTCGCCGTCATCCGTCACCGGAATAATTTCGATGGTCGCCCCTTTTTCGGCGGCCAGCATCTGCCAGGGCACAAGGTTGGAGTGATGCTCCATCTCGGTCAGCACGATCACATCGCCGGCCTTGAGGTTAGCCCGGCCCCAGGTGTTCGCCACCAGGTTGATCGACTCGGTGGTGTTGCGGGTGAAGATGATTTCTTTGCGAGAGTTGGCGTTGATAAACCGGCCCACCCGTTCACGGGCATTTTCGTAAAGCGCCGTTGCTTCTTCGGCCAGGGTATGCACGCCGCGGTGAATGTTGGCGTTGGAATGGCGATAGTAGTGATCCATCGCCTCAATTACAGCCGTTGGCTTTTGCGCTGTGGCTGTCGAGTCGAGATAAACCAGCGGCACTCCGGACCTGACTTCGCGACTGAGAATCGGGAAATCGGCGCGGATTTTGGCGGTATCCAGGGGAATGTTTGAGATCATGTCAGCGCGTC
This genomic interval carries:
- a CDS encoding cysteine desulfurase, yielding MDTAKIRADFPILSREVRSGVPLVYLDSTATAQKPTAVIEAMDHYYRHSNANIHRGVHTLAEEATALYENARERVGRFINANSRKEIIFTRNTTESINLVANTWGRANLKAGDVIVLTEMEHHSNLVPWQMLAAEKGATIEIIPVTDDGELDLPIFDSILQKSPKIICLTHMSNVLGTINPVTEIAAKAHAAGALVLVDGAQSVPHFAVDVQTLGADFLAFSSHKMCGPTGIGVLWGRQSLLEAMPPFLGGGDMIRRVYLREFKAADLPNKFEAGTPAIAEGIGLGAAVDYLSTVGMAAVHQHEQAIIAYALERLEEVPGVKVYGPKAEGKGGVAAFTLDGVHPHDIAQILDSDGIAVRAGHHCAMPLHDRFQIPASARASFYLYNTFTEVDKLIEGLYKVKKLFG